The following DNA comes from Maledivibacter sp..
AGAAAAAGTTACAGCTCTGTTTTTGATTTCCTAAAATATAGCTTTTAAATTATTAAAATTAGGCTGCATGTAACTTTATAGAAATAGTAAAGATACACCTGCTACAGTAACTATTGCACCTATTATTTCCTTAGAACCTATCTTTTCTTTAAATATTATAATTGAAGGAGCAATTATCAGTACAGGAACAATTCCCATTAGTGTAGATGCAACACCAGTTGTTGTAAACTTAACGGCTATTAGAGAAAGCGAGACTCCCAGGAAGGGGCCGAAAAAAGCACCTATGGATACCTTTGCCATTGCATCTGAATCCTTTACTGCAGTTTTTATATTTGGCCATTTATTGAGTATAGTAATTACTATTAAAAATCCAATTGTTGCGGATATAATTCTGATTTGTGTGGCAGCAAATGCATTATAATTTCCCATGCCCTTTTTACTTAAGATTAATCCTAGAGATTGACCAAATGCTCCTAAAAATGCATATGTTAGTCCCTTAACAGGGTGGGAAAATTCTAATTTTTTATTGCCTGATTTTTTTACTAGTATAACAGTAGCTATACCGGATATTGTTATAAGCATTCCTATTAGTTGTTGTGAAGTAAGCACTTCTCCCATTATTATGAATCCAAGAAGAGCTGTTATGGGTGGAGAACTGGCCATTATAAGCATGGATATTCTAGCACCTACTTCTACAAAGGCCTGAAATAAGAATAAATCCCCTAATACAAATCCTATAAGACCCGATATGCTGAGCCATATCCAGACATCTGAAGATGCATCGAGGGGTAAAAACATTCCTCTAGTGAAGAGGGTAAAGGTGCCTATTAAAAAGAATGCCATAATTAATCGTATTAAATTTACGGATAATGAACCTATTTTACGTCCTGCTAACTCAAAGGAGATAGATGTAACGGTCCAACAAATAGCTGTTCCTAGGGCAGCTATTTCTCCCAAATGAGATTCAATCATAATATTCCTCCAAACATAACTAATTATTGAATCATAGATTTAGATATATTAAATATACTTGAGGAAATTGCATAATACATGGGGTATGGCTTTGCAGATTTTAAAACTATATATAGTACACAATTTTACGAAGAAGGCAATTACGCAATTTGCTCGATTAATAATATTATATCATTTTATAGATATGTATGGTTAGTAATATTTAATTGGTGGGGGATGGGGTCTTAATCTAACTCCCAGTGATAGGTGGACATTGATTAAAGAACATAGTAAGGGGACATTTGGGTTTCCAAGTTTATAATATCCAAATCCAAGGATTTTAATAATTTCTTATCTTAATAGCTCAAAATCAACTATTTACTGATCGTCCCCTTATATATATTTATTTTATAGATTTTCCGATGCTTTTATTAAGTTGATCGATAGTTCATTCAATCGTTCTGCTCCAGCCGCTACTTGTTGTGTTTGGGCCGATTGCTCTTCGCTAACTTCTGCAAAGGTATTAATAGAGTCAATCATCTTATTAATATCATCTCTAATTGTAGTTAATGTTGTTGTTATATTTTCCGTTGAAGATTTACTGCTTTGAGCCAATTTTCTTATTTCTTCAGCCACCACTGCAAAGCCTCTTCCATGCTCACCGGCCCGTGCGGCTTCGATTGCTGCATTAAGTCCTAATAGATTTGTAGTATTGGCAACATTATTGATATACTTAAGGATATCATCCATACTTTTAATTTGCTGTTGAATATTATTAATAGTTGTATTAAAAGCTTGACTACTTACTGATAATTCCTGTGATGAGCTTGAAAGTTCTTGGGAGGATAGGGATAATTGTTCAGAAAAACTCTGTAATTCCTTTGCCGTTTCTATAATATCATTTTCTTTCTCTTGAGAAACTGCGAAGGTGATTGTTCCAACTACATTGTCCGTATCATTATTGATTAATGGAATAGCATAAGCAATTATAGGAAATCCAAAGATTTCTTTAGGATATCTTGCAACTTGATTTTGTCTTGTAATCATGGCCTTTTGCGAAGCTCCATTTTCTGTTATATAAGCATTTTCTTGAATATTTAATTTGAAAGAATTGGCTTGTTTAGTCATAGTAAATTTTTCTGTATCTGTGAGTCCAACCCCTGTATCAGTAATAAAAACAGAACATAAAACATGGAAAAATTTTTTCATCATATCCATAAATTCTTTATCATTTAAATACATATGATCTTCCTTTCATTAGTTAAATATATACTGGTTTTATCTGTATAAGCTAGGATTTGCTAAGAATTTGCATTTTTCGTCATTTTTCAACCCCTTTCTTTAAATATTATCTACTTTTTCATATAATATTGCAACAGCTTAGTAAAATTTTTATTCCATGAGGATTAAAATAAATCATAATTGTAGGGTAATGGATTATAGTATATAATTATTAAAAATGCTAGGAGATGAAAAAGATGCATGATATAAAAAAAGTAGAGTTTAAAGATAAAAAACAATTTTATAATTATTTAAATTTAAAGCTTAAGGGCTTAATATGTAATGAGAATGATTGGCTGGCTAACCTTTCTAATACAGCTGCTTTATTGTGGCTTCTACTTGATGATATTAATTGGGTGGGTTTTTATCTATATAAAAATAATGAGCTTGTATTGGGACCCTTTCAGGGTAAGCCAGCATGTACCCATATAGAAATAGGTAAGGGCGTATGTGGTAGGGCAGCAAGTGAAATGAAAACTCAAGTAGTAAAGAATGTTAACGAATTTCCTGGACATATTGCATGTGATTCGTCATCTAAATCGGAAATAGTGGTTCCAATTATTCAAGATAATAGATTAAAGGGGGTTCTAGATATAGACAGCCCAATATTTTCAAGATTTGAGGAAGAGGATAAAGAATGCTTTGAAAAATTCATTGATGTTTTTAATGAATATGTTAAATTATAATTTTTACTGTGATCTCCATATTATTTAGATAGTAGATTCAGTAAAATCGATACCAGGGCAAGCCTTAGATAAGATATGGGCAAGCTTTTACAAGAATAGGAGTGTGATTCATGAACAGATGGAGATTTGTATGGATGAGTGTATTAATTGTACTTATTGCATATGGCATATTTGCTTTTCCAATTACAATAAATAAAGAGATACCTGCTGTAAAATATAGACTTGGAGATGAAGAATCTATTGAAAATATTACTATTAAAATAGATGGACAGTATAATAGAAAGCTGTTTTTATCTGATACCTTTATAGGTACGATATATATCGAAGGCTATGAATTTACTAAGGATGATTCAGGGTTTTCAAACTTAAAGAGTACTTTAGCTGATATAAATTTCAATAGGGATGGATATGGAAGATATGGGTATGTTAAGGTTAATTCAGATGATCTTATGAATTTAATGGAAGGAGAAATATTTATGAAAGATAAATTTTCTATGTTTACTATGACTATCATGGAGAAGGATGCTTCGGATAAATCCCGTAGTGGATGGAGCAGCGAGAAAGGTTTAATGATATCTGCTCCTGCTAAAACCCGTGGGGATGCTTTAAATATATCCAATTTACTAATGAAGGATTTCCTTAGGGAGCATAGCCTCCAATAGTACCCATGAGTTTGGTAAGCCAACTACTTCTTCTGATGATAAGGAATCTATTCTATTAAAGAAAAGAGTAGGGGTATTTGAGTAATACTAATGATTTAAGAAAAATGTAATATTTTACATATAGATATAGTGATACTATTGTAATGTAATAAATATTACATTATAATAATATGGACACCTAGGAGGAAATTATTATGTTTAAAAAAATCAATATAAAATCCTTTGTTTTAGGAGCTTTTTGCATGACAGTTCTAATGGGTACACCACAGGCCTATGGTGCTGTAAAAGAATATATTTTGCAGCCAGCACAGTTCAACGTATATTTAAATGGTAATGAGTATAAGGATGACAATCCGGTCTTGGTTTATGAAGGGAATACATATATACCTCTAAGGGCTTTTTGTGATAGGTTAGGCTTAAATTTAAATTTGAATTTTAACGATTATGAAAAGAGGGTTAATGTTAACACTGTAAATGGGAATATGGATAACTTCTCATTACCAGATAATACACCATTTGGAGAAGGAGAAATAACCATTAATGGCTGTCAGGTTAAGTATGGAATAGATACTACTCTAAATACGGAATTTGTTGAAGCCAATAACAAAAGATATATATCCCAGGCCTATGTTTTTCAATCTATAGCTAAAAATGGTAAAGTATATATGTTTATGAGGGAAAATGATAAGAATGGTAAAGAGTACATATATATGCGTGATGGTGGCAAAAACGTTGATATCTGTATAGCTAAGGACTTATACCTTAAGGAGATAATATCTGATGAAATAGTAGTTAGGGACATTCCAACTGTTATTTTCAAAAACAGAGAATTTATAGAATATGATTTTTATCTGAAAAACATAAAGGATATATAATCTATGTATATATTGCGAATTTTTCTATTTTAAATTTTAGGGGTTTATATGCCTACTATTGTATGGATTTGCAAAGCAAAGTGGAATTAGGGAAAAAATTGATATTAAGGAAGTAGGCCTTGGCTTAGAGTTAGATTTCCATAGGACTACTAAGGATAGGGTGAGACCATGATATATATATATATACTGACCTGTATATTACTTATATTTTCATTTTTTTCAAGTAAACAAAAGACACTTAAAGCACTAAAAATTGCATGGAAGAAATTTGCAAAAATATTACCTGCTTTTATTAAGATGCTTATTTTTATATCAATAGTACTTTATTTATTTCCTGATAAGGTGATACTTAAATATCTTGGAGGAAGTAATATATATAAAGGTGCTATATTAGCATCCCTATTGGGGTCCATAACAATGATGCCCGGGTTCATTGCATTTCCCCTATGTGGTATATTAGTTCAAAAGGGTGTAAGTTATATGGTTGTATCGGCTTTTTCAACTACACTGATGATGGTAGGTATTTTAACTTATCCTGTTGAAAGTGAGTATTTTGGGAAAAAACTTACTATTGTAAGAAATATAGTTAGTTATATAATGGCCATAGTAATTGCTTTAGTTATTGGAGTATTATATGGGGAGATAATATTATGAAAAATAAAAGGGTAGAAATTACAGGATTAATAATATATATAGTATTTATATTTATATCCTTCATATTTAAATTTGATCCAGGGGTGAAAATAGGAACTAATTTCATGGGCTTTACCCTAGGCATGATGAAAGTACTTCCATGTGCCTTTATTTTAATAGGTCTATTTGAAGTATGGGTTAAAAGGGAAACTATAGAAAAGTATTTTGGAGATGCTTCAGGATATAAAGGCTATTTGTGGGCAGTGATACTATCAAGTACTACGGTTGGGGGAGCCTATGTAGCATTTCCAGTAGGATATTCCTTATATAAAAAGGGGGCCAATCTAAGCTATGTTTTAACCTATATTGGCTCATCTGCTTTAACTAGAATACCAATGACCATCTTTGAAGCATCTTTTATAGGGATAAAATTTTCAATTATAAGGCTAATAATATCTTTACCACTGGTAATATTTAGCTCTATCATTATATCAAAGTATTTTGTGGAGAAATTACCCATAGATAAACAGCACTAAAATTTAGAATATAGATTTCCAAAAGTTAAACTTAATTTATACATCTCAAAACTCTATATAGAGAGTTCCGGATAAATTTATATTGAACCCACTAACAAAATACCCTTGGTAGCTTTTTTTCAAAGCTTCTATAGTATGCATAGATTCTATCATAGTTTTCTCTTTCCTGCATTGCTATAAAATCATAATATTTTTCACCAAGATATTTGAAATTAGGGCGAGTAGCAGAATCGAGCAAATAAGCAGATGTTGTGGAATCTTCCTTTCTATTATCATTTAATGCTTCAATGATTTCTTCTGCTGTTCCTATTCCTATCCCATGACCATAATAGGTTCCATCACCTAGATCAATAACATTTTCCCCTTGCCATTCAGGGGTTAGAGGATTCACATCTGGATTTTTAAAGTATCTGCAATCCCCGGGTAAAAAATCTACATCTTCATAGTAGCGTATATCAAGATCTCTATCTAAATAATGCCAGTTCATAAGATGTATATTTGCAAATAATTGATTAAATAACTCCTCAGGGTATATATCCACAAGGGCTTTATAATAAACTATAACTATTGCAGTGGCACATTCGGTGCCATACATAGAGCTGTTGATAAAAATGTCCTTAATACCGTCTGAAGGTTTTACATCTTCCTTTATTAAAAAACCACCTTCAGCTGTACGTGTCCAATACTCAGAATTACATATGGATTTCCTAAAGGTTCTAAAGGAAAAATAGCTGTCATTTAATTCTCTTGATGCACTTATGATATTTTTCCTAAGATTTAGTTCAAACCTTAATTCATCTAAGGATTCATATATATACAAACGATCACTGGAATATAATATTTCAAGTATCTTGACTTCAATACCATCCCTTGGATATTCATTAATAATATCATTAGTATCTATTCTACTACCCGAAATCTCAATCATTGTTCTCCCTCCATCATGCCTTTAGCAATTCTGATTTGTTCTGTCATGGGATAATGTATCCACCTAGTCCACCGGGTTTTATTATTGTTATATAACTTACTCGAGTAATTCGCAAGTAACAGCCTCGTATTGATATCTAGTCTACTAAACTCATATAGAAGTTTAGCCTCTTCACCGGTCAATGCTTTGAGTTTTTTACCGGTATCGGAGTCTACGTATTTGTTAAGATATTTTGCTTCTAGGTCTATTATATAGGTTATGGGTTTATTGACTTGTTGGAGACTTTGGCCTGTGAAGTATAGGAATGGACTATTTTCTTTGAGCCAATTAAGGAATGTGGTATATTTTTTTTCCTTATTAGCCGTATTATTTTTTCCCATACCAGGGACAAAGCTTAAAAGCTTGGTTGCTAAATCAATATCCTTTGATTCCGTGGACAATAGACCATTTGCAATCATAATCAAACTATTGGGGTCCTTTGATTCAAAAAAAGCCCAAACCAGGTCATGATTAAAATATCCCCTTCTATTTCTGTCAAAGATCATATTTACTATAGTGGGTAATATTGTTTGATCTTTATATATTCTGATTAAAAGTATCGCACTTATATCTAAAACCTCATCATATTCGTTGCTTAAACCATCATCATTAGAACCCGTATCAAATATCCACTTTAAAACGGAATAAGCAATTTGAGTAAGGTCTGAAGAGATATATTCGTTTATGGAAATTTTTTTGTTTTTCTCTATCACTTCATCGGTAATTTCTATTGCAGTTTTGTTTCTCAAGCTTAAATTGTCAAGAAGGTTAAGATTATCAATTTCATTCTTAAGTAAAAATAGGGTAGGGAAACGAAGATTTTCAGCGTTAACTAAGTTCAAGGCCTCTTCATTATTTTTTTTTGCCAATATTACGAAATGATCCTTCATTTCTTCAATTCCCTTATCAAGTCTTATTTTATCTAGAGGATTTATGGAATTTGAATTATACATAGACAAACGATAGCTCCTTTCATAATCTCTATATCACCTTAGTATTATTCAAAACTAAAGTTACTCGAAGAAAGAGTTATAATATATAATATTGGGAACCTACCATTTGTGTTAAAGATAAGTTTAGATATTTTGGTTGATTTTAATATAGTAGGAGACTAAATTACCTGATATAATTAGAAAGACTATATGGAAGGAGTTAAGTCCCTTTGTCGTATTTAAAATAGGGTATCCTTTCAACATAATAATGTATATGGTATAATTTAACATAATCTTTAATAATAAGATTTACTATAGGGATTTTAGTATAGACTTTAGCTTATACTATAAAAAACCTATATAAAACATAAAATTAGGAGGTAAATTTAATATATGCAACCGGTTATTACAATAAAGGACTTGAAGATGAGTTATGATAAAGACAAAGAGGATATACTTAAGGGAATAAATCTTGAGGTGTATTCCGGTCAAATTATAGGATATATTGGGCCAAATGGTGCGGGTAAAAGTACTACAGTAAAGATTCTATTAGGTATTTTAGATGGCTATAGAGGTGAAATTGAGATATTTGGTAAGGACATCTCGAAGGATAAAATAGAGTATAAAAGAAAAATTGGATATGTACCGGAATCCGCTGAAATATATGATAATCTAACTGCCCATGAATACCTGACTTTTTTAGGTGAGGTTTATGGGATGGGGACTGAAGAAGTAGGTGCTAAAGCTAAAAAATTATTATCTTTATTTGGGGTTGGAGAAGAAAATTATTATTCTAGAATATCATCCTATTCAAAGGGCATGAAACAAAAGTTGTTAATTATAGCTAGCCTCATACATAATCCCGATATATTATTTTTAGATGAACCACTAAGTGGACTGGATGCAAACAGTGTTATGATATTTAAGGAAATTTTAGCCCAGCTTGCAGCCCAGGGTAAGACTATCTTTTATTCATCCCATATCATGGAGGTTGTAGAAAAGATAAGTGATAGGATATTGCTATTAAATAATGGGCAAATTGTGGCAGATGGAACCTTTGAAGAACTAAAGAAAATGAGTACTGAAGGATCTCTGGAACAAATATTTAATCAGTTGACTGGATTCAATAAGCATAAGGATATTGCTGATGAATTTATCAGTACCTTAAAGGCGGTGTAGTAATGAAGGATTTTAGATCTTTAAAACTACTTGATAGATTTAGCTTTATCTTTGAAAAAATGGGAATAGATTATAAAGTGATGAGAAGAATATTACAGCTCAAATTCATTATGGATGGAAGACGTGTCCCAACTATCATGACAAATCAAAAAAAGGATAAAAAAGAAAATAACTTTTTTATCAAATCCTTATTATCCTATGGGTTGGTAGGATTATTAGTCATGGCAATGGTAATCTCATCATTATCCCTGTTTGTAAAGATGAGCTTTGCCTTTGGTATAAGTATATTTATGATTATGACAACTATGATTTCTGATTTTTCAACGGTTTTATTAGACGTAAAGGATAAGAATATCCTATTATCTAAACCAATAGATGCTAAGACTGTTAATGCTGCTAAGATAGTTCACATATTTATCTATCTATTCATTATTACTATGGTCATTGCAGGACCTTCCCTTATTGCAGGGACTATAAAACATGGGTTTATATTTTTTTTGGTATTCTTTTTGGATATGATACTAATTTCGGCTTTTATCATTTTCTTGACCTCCTCTTTATACTGTATTATTTTGAATTTTTTCGATGGAGAGAAGCTTAAGGATATTATAAACTATGTTCAAATTATTTTATCCATAACGTTGCTTATAGGGTATCAGTTTATAGGTCGTATGTTTGATGTTTTTTCTTTAGATTTAGTTTTTACACCGAAGTGGTGGATTTATCTTATTCCACCGGCTTGGTTTGCAGCTCCCTTTGAAATGCTTATAAATGGTGACTATGGAAGCCATTTTATCTATTTAGGGATCATTAGCATTTTAGTTCCAATAATCTCATTGATAATACATATAAAAATTGTAATACCATATTTTGAAAAGAATCTTGTAAAACTAAATAATAATAGTGGGAGAACAGGTGTACTAACGGGGATAAAAGAAAGAATACGTAGACAATCGACTAGAATCCTTTGTTCTGATAGGATGGAAAATATATTTTTTAGATTCACCCAAGACATGATATCAAATGAAAGAAAGTTCAAATTAAGAATATATCCAAACTTAGCATTTGCAGCAGTTATGCCCATGATAATGGTTCTTAGAACCTTTAGAGGTGATAGAAGCTTTTCTGAGAGTATCTTAGAGATCGCAAATGGTAAGTCTTATATGTCCATATATTTTTCAGTATTATTATTGGCAAATTTGATAACCATGATAGGTTCAAGCGAGAAATACAAGGGAGGGTGGATATACAAGGTTTTACCCATAGAAAATCCTTCTCCAATATATAAGGGCTCATTTAAGGGATTTCTAATTAAATACGTTGTTCCAATATATCTGATACCGAGCTTGGTATTTTTAGTTATTTATAAGTTCAAAATTATTACGGATATAGTATTAATGCTTCTAAATATGATTTTACTATGTCTGTTAATTCTCAAAAAATCCTCTAAGGATCTTCCCTTCTGTAAGGATATAAATTATATCCAAGAAAATAATGCAGGAACATTCTTTCTTACAGCAGGATTTTGTGGAGTTTCTCTTGGATTACAGTGGGCATTAAAGTCTATAAAATTTGGATTGCCAATTTATTGTGTGGTTGTAGCATTAATAATCATATTTCTATGGAAGAAAAGCTTTAATATAAGCTGGGAAGATATAATTTAAGTGGTTTTATTTAGGGGGTGGGTGTATGGATGATAAAAGATATATATCAATAGATTATGCATCTTTCTGGAGGCGATTTGGAGCCATATTGATAGATGGGTTAATCATAGGACTTGCTGATATGATAATACTAAAAGCAAGTGATATAAATGTATTTAGTATTCTTATAGTAATATTAATAGATTTTTCCTATGAAGTTTTTAGTATCTATCATAATGGTATGACAATAGGAAAAATGGCTCTTAAGATAAGAGTAATATCTACATTAGGTGATAAATTAACTTTAAAACAAGCCTTTATTAGATATTTTTCAAAAACATTATCAGAGACTTTTCTAAGTATAGGTTATCTATGGATGCTTTTCAATGATAATAGACAAACATGGCATGATAAATTAGCCAGTACTATAGTAATATTAAGGGAAAATGAAGATTTGATTATTGAAAAATTAGATAATAGTCCGTGGGAAGAGAGTCAAAAATTAAAAAGAATCAGGATAGGGGCCCTTATTCTAACCACTTTGATTTTTACAGGTGGAGTACTAAATTCCTTTGTAAATGATGTTGGAATGTCTGGGCTACATAAGGTGAATTCCATAACCATAAACGAAACTATAAAAGATATGAAATTTTTAGATGTTGATGGAAATGGGTCAAAGGACATGATATCAATTGTAGCTGGCAGGAATGGAAAAGTTCTAAATATCTATAAGGGGAATGAAAATAAACTTAGTATAAAAAAGAGTTATGATATAGAAGCTTCCCCGGGCCAAGATGAAAAGAATGATTGGGGGGCAACCTTTGAATTAGCAGATTTAGATAATGATAAATCCCTCGAGTTAATTGTGACCGACTCAGAGGATAATGCAAATAGATTGATGATATACAAAGAAATTAATGGCATATACAAAATGATAGATTCTAAGGAATATAGCACTAAGGTATATGAATTTAATAATTTCTTTACTGATATTGAAATCCATAAGGATGACAATGGCAATAATCATATAATATGGATTTATGACACGGTGGGAAAACCACGTATGTATTCCTATAGGCTTAGTGAAGGCAAATTAAAGGAAGATTTCTATGAAGTTATAGAAGAATTAGGTCGAATAATAAGTGGCGATTTTGATGGAGATAACAAAAAAGAATTATATTTAATAGCTGAGGATTTAGATGAAGTAACTATTAACAGATTGGAGTATAGTGATAAAGCTGTAAAGCTCCATAAAGAAGAAAACATAAAAAGTTGGTCAACGATGTTAAATTCAATTAATAATGCCCATGAAGTAAAGGTAGATGATTTTGATGGTGATGGCAGGGATGATATAATATTTTTAACCTTAACAGGGCAAGCTTCATTCATGAGAAAGGAAGATATATGGCTTAAAGTCTACACAAGAAAAGAGGATAAATGGGAAGGCATATGGTGTGGAGGAAAAAGCAAAGAAAATGATATGTATGCCACAGAATATCAAGGAAATTGTGATATAAATGATGATGGCATAAAGGATATAATAATAACAAAAAATCATATGGCGAACCTATTTTTCAAATTTGAAGAAAAAGAAGATATAGAGTTTAATAATATAATAGAAGTTTATAATATAGATCCTATAAAATTTGCTATAAATAAATTCTGGCAAAGAGTATGGTATTTTCAGTAGTTAAATCTTTGATAACCATGAAGAGTAACATTGAAACTTGCAACTAAAAAAGCGTCTTAAGATGCTTTTTGAAAGGAGAAATAAATAGTATGAATACTCCTAATAATCCATATAAAAAACGTAAAGATTATTATGCCAAGTTACTTGAAAATCAAAAAAAGTCATTAAAAATAATAGGAGGACTAAGATTATTTGTGGTATTAGTTGGGCTTTTAAATCTTGTGTTTTTATACATAACCCACAATAATAATCTTTTTTTTCCAATAGCTTTAGCATATACAGCCATATTTATCTACTTGATTATGAAGCATGGTCAAATGAAATCTAGGGAAAGATATACCCTTTCATTATATAGGATAAATGACGACTCGTTAAAACGTATAAAGGGTGAATGGAAATCCTTCTGTGATACGGGAGAGGAATTTCTTAATGAAGAGCATAGTTTTTCTAGTGATCTCGATATTTTTGGAAAGGGATCTCTATTTCAGTGGATAAATACAGCCACAACCTACATGGGAAGACAAAGCCTAAAGGGATATCTTACAGAGCCTTGCCGTGGGAAAGACCAAATATATAAGAGACAGGAAGCGATCAATGAATTATCTAGAAAGCTATGGTGGAGACAAAGATTTATGGCTGAAGGTATGTCAATGGAAGAGGAAATACGGAATCCTGAGACTTTGTATAAATGGATAGAAGATAGAGATGAATTTTATTTCAAGCCTTGGATTGTAATTGGAGTTCGTATACTTCCAATAATCAGTTTGTTAATAATTTTGATATATTTTATTACCGATAATATATCCTACTATTATCCTATTACAATGTTAGGTATCCAAATTATCATACTAAAATATCAAAATAAAAAAAGAGCCAAGGTTTTAAATACAGTTTATAAGTATAAGGACAATATAAAGGTATATAGACAAATGTTAAAGCATTTTGAGAATAAAAAATTTACCTCTAGATATCTGAGAGAAATAAAGGATAACCTTGTCAACGAGGAAGAACAAAAGGCCTATGAGCAAATAGATAGATTGGAAAAAATCGTAGAAAGTATTACTAATCGAGATAATGCCATGTTTATATTTGTGAACATAGTTACCCTTTGGGATTATAGGTGTATGATTGCCTTAGAAAGATGGAAAGAAAAATCAGGGATTTTAATAAAAAC
Coding sequences within:
- a CDS encoding DNA mismatch repair protein; translation: MNTPNNPYKKRKDYYAKLLENQKKSLKIIGGLRLFVVLVGLLNLVFLYITHNNNLFFPIALAYTAIFIYLIMKHGQMKSRERYTLSLYRINDDSLKRIKGEWKSFCDTGEEFLNEEHSFSSDLDIFGKGSLFQWINTATTYMGRQSLKGYLTEPCRGKDQIYKRQEAINELSRKLWWRQRFMAEGMSMEEEIRNPETLYKWIEDRDEFYFKPWIVIGVRILPIISLLIILIYFITDNISYYYPITMLGIQIIILKYQNKKRAKVLNTVYKYKDNIKVYRQMLKHFENKKFTSRYLREIKDNLVNEEEQKAYEQIDRLEKIVESITNRDNAMFIFVNIVTLWDYRCMIALERWKEKSGILIKTWLDAIGEVEALSSLAVIRYDKPDWATPKIIDEPSYLKAVQIGHPLLTKKRVSNDLKFENQARVLLITGSNMSGKSTLLRTAGINLVLAYSGAPVCAKDLCCSIMKVYTCMRISDNLEKNTSSFYAELLRIKDIVRETKNKGKVFFLLDEIFKGTNSQDRHEGAKILIKNLLRNGGMGMVSTHDLELGAMEEDNNSKIKNYHFQEYYKNNEIYFDYKLRSGVSTTRNAMYLIKMAGIDDSI